TTTCCTCTAAAATTGCCAAGAAAGTGTTTAGTGAACTTGTAGAAAAGGGTGGCGATCCAGAGAAAATCGTAAAAGATAAAGGGCTCGTCCAAATTTCCGATGAAGGGCAATTAACAGAGATTATTTCTCGTATTTTAGATGAAAATGAACAGTCCATTATTGACTATAAAAATGGTAAAGATCGAGCACTAGGATTTTTAGTTGGACAAGTAATGAAACAAACAAAAGGCCAGGCAAACCCGCAAATGGTGAATAAAATCATCTTAGCGGAAATGGATAAGAGGTAGGACAATGACATTAGCACTTAACGTTAGTGCTAATGTCTAATTTATGCTTGTTTTGTATATTACAAAACAAGCATTTTTATAACCCTATATTTTAAGCAAGTTCATCGTTGGACATGAATATAAATAAAATAGAAAAGTTTTCCGTATGTCGAAAGTCCTAATCATATGTTGGAAACTTTCTATTTTTTGTGAAAAGATATATGATAGTAACTGGATTTCTTTTCCTTGTGTTTAATCTCATTTTTGTAGGTGAATATATATGAAAAGGGCAAGAATAATTTATAATCCAACTTCAGGTAGGGAAGCGTTCAAGAGAGAACTTCCTTATGTTATGGAGCAGCTTGAAAAGGCCGGGTACGAAACTTCTGCACACGCTACTGTGGGGAAAGGCGACGCAGCGAAGGCTGCTGAAGTAGCAGTACAACGAGAATATGATATCGTAATTGCAGCAGGTGGAGATGGAACGATTAATGAAGTTGTCCACGGTTTGGCGGGTAAAGAGTACCGTCCAAAATTAGGTGTTATTCCAGTTGGTACAACGAATGACTTCGCAAGAGCTATCCGGATTCCACGGGACATAAAACATGCTTTAGCGATTATCATAGACGGCCATTCCAGACCGCTGGATATTGGGCAAGTAAATGACTCACACTTCGTAAATATAGCCGGCGGAGGGAAAATAACGGAGCTAACCTATGATGTCCCAAGTAAGTTGAAAACTGCACTTGGACAGTTAGCATATTATTTAAAGGGTGTTGAAATACTTCCTTCCATCCGGCCAACAAAAGTCCGGATTTCGTACAATGATATAGTATATGAAGATGAAATTATGATGTTTTTAATATCAAATACAAATTCTGTAGGTGGATTTGAAAAGCTTGCCCCAGATGCAAAATTAGACGACGGCTTATTTGATATGATTATTTTGAAAAAAACAAATGTTGCAGATTTTGTTCGCTTAGCAGCAGCTGCATTAAGAGGCGCTCATATAAATGATGAACGAGTTATTTATGCGAAAACGGCTCACGTAACCATTGAATCTGAAGATGACATGCAATTAAATATTGACGGGGAATATGGCGGATTATTACCTGGGAAATTTGTCAACTTGCATCGACATATTGATTTTTTTGTGCCCGAGGACTACTAATAAAAGACAGCTGATCGAAAGCTGTCTTTTTTAATGTAGTTTTTCGTCAGCATTTGGAAAAACTATGTGGTAAAATGCTAAAGGATATATAAGTGAAAAGGGCGATTATACATGACAAAAGTGAAACCACCAGTATCAAAAAATGAGACAATTGAGTTAACTTTTGAAGATTTAACTCATGAAGGGTCTGGAGTCGGAAAAGTAAATGGTTATCCATTATTTGTTCCATATGCTCTTCCAGGTGAAACAGCAAAAGTTAAGGTAATTAAGGTAAAGAAAAATTTCGGTTTTGGAAAATTGATTGAGATTCAAGAAAAGAATGAGGATAGAATTGAGCCTCCTTGTGATGTGTTTTACCAATGTGGAGGTTGTCAAATACAACATATGAGTTATAATATGCAACTGCAAATGAAACAAAAGCAAGTACGGGATAACTTAAGGAAAATTGCGCATTTAGACAATGTTCCAGTTCGTA
Above is a window of Salirhabdus salicampi DNA encoding:
- a CDS encoding diacylglycerol kinase; this encodes MKRARIIYNPTSGREAFKRELPYVMEQLEKAGYETSAHATVGKGDAAKAAEVAVQREYDIVIAAGGDGTINEVVHGLAGKEYRPKLGVIPVGTTNDFARAIRIPRDIKHALAIIIDGHSRPLDIGQVNDSHFVNIAGGGKITELTYDVPSKLKTALGQLAYYLKGVEILPSIRPTKVRISYNDIVYEDEIMMFLISNTNSVGGFEKLAPDAKLDDGLFDMIILKKTNVADFVRLAAAALRGAHINDERVIYAKTAHVTIESEDDMQLNIDGEYGGLLPGKFVNLHRHIDFFVPEDY